In one Capra hircus breed San Clemente chromosome 22, ASM170441v1, whole genome shotgun sequence genomic region, the following are encoded:
- the PDHB gene encoding pyruvate dehydrogenase E1 component subunit beta, mitochondrial has product MAVVAVLVRRPLEQVSGLLRRRFHRTAPAALQVTVREAINQGMDEELERDEKVFLLGEEVAQYDGAYKVSRGLWKKYGDKRIIDTPISEMGFAGIAVGAAMAGLRPICEFMTFNFSMQAIDQVINSAAKTYYMSGGLQSVPIVFRGPNGASAGVAAQHSQCFAAWYGHCPGLKVVSPWSSEDAKGLIKSAIRDNNPVVVLENELMYGVPFELPSEAQSKDFLIPIGKAKIERQGTHVTIVAHSRPVGHCLEAATVLSKEGIECEVINLRTIRPMDIETIEASVMKTNHLVTVEGGWPQFGVGAEICARIMEGPAFNFLDAPAVRVTGADVPMPYAKILEDNSVPQVKDIIFAIKKTLNI; this is encoded by the exons ATGGCGGTTGTTGCTGTGTTGGTGCGGAGACCCCTTGAGCAG gTCTCCGGGCTGCTGAGGAGGCGGTTCCACCGGACCGCGCCGGCTGCACTGCAG GTGACAGTTCGTGAGGCTATAAATCAAGGCATGGATGAGGAGCTGGAAAGAGATGAGAAGGTATTTCTCCTTGGGGAAGAAGTTGCCCAGTACGATGGGGCATATAAG GTTAGTCGAGGCCTATGGAAGAAATACGGAGATAAGAGGATCATAGATACTCCCATATCTGAG ATGGGTTTTGCTGGAATTGCTGTAGGTGCAGCTATG GCTGGGTTACGGCCCATTTGTGAATTCATGACCTTCAATTTCTCTATGCAAGCCATCGACCAGGTCATAAACTCAGCTGCCAAGACGTACTACATGTCAGGGGGCCTTCAGTCTGTGCCCATAGTCTTCAGGGGGCCCAATGGCGCCTCAGCAGGTGTAGCTGCCCAGCACTCACAGTGTTTTGCTGCCTGGTATGGGCATTGCCCAGGCTTAAAGGTGGTCAGCCCCTGGAGTTCAGAGGATGCAAAGGGGCTTATTAAATCAGCCATTCGGGATAACAACCCAG tggtggtgttggagaatgaaTTGATGTACGGAGTACCTTTTGAACTTCCTTCAGAAGCTCAGTCAAAAGATTTTCTGATCCCTATTGGAAAAGCCAAAATAGAAAGGCAAG GAACACACGTAACTATAGTTGCTCATTCAAGACCTGTGGGCCACTGCTTAGAAGCTGCAACAGTGCTGTCCAAAGAGGGAATTGAATGTGAG GTGATAAATTTGCGAACCATCAGGCCAATGGACATTGAGACAATAGAAGCCAGTGTCATGAAGACCAATCACCTTGTAACCGTGGAAGGAGGCTGGCCACAGTTCGGAGTAGGAGCTGAAATCTGTGCCAGGATCATGGAAG GCCCTGCGTTCAATTTCCTGGATGCTCCTGCAGTTCGTGTCACTGGTGCCGACGTGCCTATGCCTTATGCAAAGATTCTAGAAGACAACTCTGTACCTCAGGTTAAAGACATCATATTTGCAATAAAGAAAACACTGAATATCTAG